In one window of Kitasatospora sp. MMS16-BH015 DNA:
- a CDS encoding MarP family serine protease, translating to MNVLDLLLIAAAVGFAVSGYRQGFVVGVLSVLGFLGGGLIAVQLLPLLLRHLSPGTTASVVAVVVVIVLAAVGQAITTHFGWKLRGRIGRGRAKKLDAVGGSVVNVISMLLVAWLIGSALAGTSLPTVSKQVRTSQVLGTVQSALPADAPNWFSDFTKVLARNGFPQVFNPFEHEPITEVEAPDPALAGSPAVTRARQSLVKVVGTATACGKTLEGSGFVFAPHRVMTNAHVVGGVDEPTVQLGGNGRLYDATVIRYDWQRDIAVLDVPKLDAPALDFAGQAKTNDSAIVAGFPENGAFNVQPARVRGRIQANGPDIYHRGQVVRDVYSIRSLVRQGNSGGPLLSPDGQVYGVVFAKSLDSQDTGYVLTADEVREDARQSLTATSRVDTEGCAL from the coding sequence GTGAATGTCCTGGATCTGTTGCTGATCGCCGCGGCGGTGGGCTTCGCCGTGTCCGGTTACCGGCAAGGCTTCGTGGTGGGTGTGCTCTCCGTCCTGGGTTTCCTGGGCGGTGGGCTGATCGCGGTCCAGTTGCTGCCGCTGCTGCTGCGCCACCTCAGTCCGGGCACCACGGCCTCGGTGGTGGCGGTGGTCGTGGTGATCGTGCTCGCGGCGGTGGGCCAGGCGATCACCACCCACTTCGGCTGGAAGCTGCGCGGCCGGATCGGCCGGGGCAGGGCGAAGAAGCTGGACGCGGTCGGCGGCTCGGTGGTCAACGTGATCTCGATGCTGCTGGTGGCCTGGCTGATCGGCTCGGCACTCGCGGGCACCTCGCTGCCGACCGTCTCCAAGCAGGTCCGCACCTCCCAGGTGCTGGGCACGGTGCAGAGCGCGCTGCCGGCCGACGCGCCCAACTGGTTCTCCGACTTCACCAAGGTGCTGGCCCGCAACGGCTTCCCCCAGGTGTTCAACCCCTTCGAGCACGAGCCGATCACCGAGGTCGAGGCACCGGACCCGGCGCTGGCGGGCAGCCCGGCGGTGACGCGGGCCCGGCAGAGCCTGGTCAAGGTGGTCGGCACGGCCACGGCCTGCGGCAAGACCCTGGAGGGCAGCGGCTTCGTCTTCGCCCCGCACCGGGTGATGACCAACGCCCACGTGGTCGGGGGTGTCGACGAACCCACTGTCCAACTCGGCGGCAACGGTCGGCTCTACGACGCCACGGTGATCCGCTACGACTGGCAGCGCGACATCGCCGTCCTGGACGTCCCCAAACTCGATGCCCCGGCCCTCGACTTCGCCGGCCAGGCCAAGACCAACGACAGCGCGATCGTGGCGGGCTTCCCGGAGAACGGCGCCTTCAACGTCCAGCCGGCCCGCGTCCGCGGCCGGATCCAGGCCAACGGGCCGGACATCTACCACCGCGGCCAGGTGGTCCGCGACGTCTACTCGATCCGCTCCCTGGTCCGCCAGGGCAACAGCGGCGGACCGCTGCTCAGCCCGGACGGCCAGGTGTACGGGGTGGTCTTCGCCAAGTCCCTGGACAGCCAGGACACCGGGTACGTCCTGACGGCGGACGAGGTCCGCGAGGACGCCCGGCAGAGCCTGACGGCCACCTCCCGGGTCGACACCGAGGGCTGCGCCCTCTGA
- a CDS encoding metal-dependent hydrolase, with product MMGHSHAVSGAMLYAVSAPFLPPLLLGTHLRPADILMGTLLAAGAALLPDLDHHDGTIANFLGPVSKLLCRFVAWVSGGHRHATHSLLFVALMGGGTWAGVSYGGRWFTLGMTFFLLAMGLKALNAHVPGHGHHTWITVVGLAVLGTVVLDRFLTDAPGWLPYAVALGTLAHLLGDCLTKMGAPLLWPHKERYEIVLIKRTGNKMETNVLVPIMSVVTFLMLGFAFLGPTVVS from the coding sequence ATGATGGGTCATTCGCACGCGGTCAGTGGCGCGATGCTGTACGCGGTCTCCGCGCCGTTCCTGCCGCCGCTGCTGCTCGGTACCCATCTGCGGCCGGCCGACATCCTGATGGGCACCCTGCTCGCCGCAGGCGCGGCGCTGCTCCCTGACCTCGACCACCACGACGGCACCATCGCCAACTTCCTCGGGCCGGTCTCCAAGCTGCTCTGCCGCTTCGTGGCCTGGGTCTCGGGCGGGCACCGGCACGCCACCCACTCGCTGCTCTTCGTCGCCCTGATGGGCGGCGGCACCTGGGCGGGGGTGTCCTACGGCGGGCGCTGGTTCACCCTCGGCATGACCTTCTTCCTGCTGGCCATGGGGCTCAAGGCGCTCAACGCCCACGTGCCCGGCCACGGTCACCACACCTGGATCACCGTGGTCGGCCTCGCCGTCCTCGGCACGGTGGTGCTCGACCGGTTCCTCACCGACGCCCCGGGCTGGCTGCCGTACGCGGTGGCCCTCGGCACCCTGGCCCACCTGCTCGGCGACTGCCTCACCAAGATGGGCGCCCCGCTGCTCTGGCCGCACAAAGAGCGCTACGAGATCGTGCTGATCAAGCGCACCGGCAACAAGATGGAGACCAACGTCCTGGTCCCGATCATGAGCGTGGTGACCTTCCTGATGCTGGGCTTCGCCTTCCTCGGCCCCACCGTGGTCAGCTGA
- a CDS encoding pitrilysin family protein, translating to MTPTTVALAPAPGGVRTPVIGVYDPRLQTTSLCLAVAHGARRDPEGASGVAHLLEHLLFSLPAGGRHSFAEQIERMGGQTNAETGLETMLFYAQVAAEDAEVAAPAMLRSVLTPVFDHAIFDREREVVVKELVTAAADPADLVQDAVFAKLFPGHLLSRPIGGDIEELKRLTVAEVEGEHRRDFLHRPRALVVVGPRPIEGLDELLAELTAAPAELPAEAPAFAPLPAADTSLPRWPLDRDFAWVCLAARSCELNSSEEAAYKLIATLLGSSPSSLLYRKLRGEEALSYSFESWNRSYSDTGVWRLLAGVEPQNADRLVEIVDGLLADLAEGRLTEEDFDSARRKAEMRLVLQAESPLDHAQLIAMHTRAGTLDWSLTQARADLRAVTRPQLAAAAATLRANLVVAVRPDAS from the coding sequence ATGACGCCCACGACAGTTGCGCTCGCACCCGCGCCGGGCGGCGTCCGGACGCCGGTGATCGGCGTCTACGACCCGCGCCTCCAGACCACCAGCCTCTGCCTGGCCGTGGCCCACGGCGCCCGCCGTGACCCGGAGGGCGCGAGCGGGGTGGCCCACCTGCTGGAGCACCTGCTCTTCTCGCTGCCGGCCGGCGGCCGCCACTCCTTCGCCGAGCAGATCGAGCGGATGGGCGGTCAGACCAACGCCGAGACCGGCCTGGAGACGATGCTCTTCTACGCCCAGGTCGCCGCCGAGGACGCCGAGGTGGCGGCGCCCGCGATGCTCCGCTCGGTGCTGACGCCCGTCTTCGACCACGCGATCTTCGACCGCGAACGCGAGGTGGTGGTCAAGGAGTTGGTCACCGCTGCCGCCGATCCGGCCGATCTGGTCCAGGACGCCGTCTTCGCCAAGCTCTTCCCCGGCCACCTGCTCAGCCGCCCGATCGGCGGCGACATCGAGGAGCTCAAGCGGCTCACCGTCGCCGAGGTCGAGGGAGAGCACCGCCGCGATTTCCTGCACCGCCCCCGGGCCCTGGTCGTGGTCGGCCCACGCCCGATCGAAGGCCTGGACGAGCTGCTTGCCGAACTCACCGCCGCCCCGGCCGAGTTGCCCGCCGAGGCGCCCGCCTTCGCGCCGCTGCCGGCCGCCGACACCAGCCTCCCGCGCTGGCCGCTCGACCGCGACTTCGCCTGGGTCTGCCTGGCCGCCCGCTCCTGCGAGCTGAATAGCTCCGAGGAGGCGGCCTACAAGCTGATCGCCACCCTGCTCGGCTCCAGCCCCTCCTCGCTGCTCTACCGCAAGCTGCGCGGCGAGGAAGCGCTCTCGTACTCCTTCGAGTCCTGGAACCGCTCGTACTCCGACACCGGCGTCTGGCGCCTGCTGGCCGGCGTGGAGCCGCAGAACGCCGACCGGCTGGTGGAGATCGTCGACGGCCTGCTCGCCGACCTCGCCGAGGGCCGGCTCACCGAGGAGGACTTCGACTCCGCCCGACGCAAGGCCGAGATGCGGCTCGTCCTCCAGGCCGAATCCCCGCTCGACCACGCCCAGTTGATCGCCATGCACACCCGCGCCGGCACCCTCGACTGGTCCCTCACCCAGGCCCGAGCCGACCTGCGTGCCGTCACCCGCCCCCAACTCGCCGCCGCTGCCGCCACCTTGCGCGCCAACCTGGTGGTCGCCGTCCGCCCGGACGCCTCGTGA
- a CDS encoding alpha/beta fold hydrolase, protein MPLDQKPAPAAEPRPDRPQGEPARPSRPAEPDQLTRPVERTGPAEPAEAAQAGWSVRAEGPWTHRDLAANGARFHIAEVGDGPLVLLVHGWPEYWWAWRHQLTALAEAGFRAVALDLRGMGGSDRTPRGYDPGNLALDITGVIRSLGERRAHLVGHATGGSLAWVAAVMRPSVIQSLTVVSAAHPRQLRRALLTDRRQIAAFDHVLGFQRPWIPERRLVAEDGALVAEYLNAWTGPNRLDEEALAAYRQAIQIPSTAHCSIEPYRWLLRSMARPDGIQFARRMKKPISAPTLHVQGAADPVLLAHTALGAGEYVAAPYRWRLLPGIGHFPHEEVPEQFSAELISWVQQHKG, encoded by the coding sequence ATGCCGTTGGACCAGAAGCCCGCACCCGCCGCCGAGCCGCGGCCCGACCGCCCCCAGGGCGAGCCCGCCCGGCCGAGTCGGCCCGCCGAGCCCGACCAGCTCACCCGGCCGGTCGAGCGCACCGGCCCGGCCGAGCCCGCCGAGGCGGCGCAGGCCGGCTGGAGCGTCCGCGCGGAGGGCCCCTGGACGCACCGCGACCTGGCGGCCAACGGCGCCCGGTTCCACATCGCCGAGGTAGGCGACGGTCCGCTCGTCCTGTTGGTGCACGGCTGGCCCGAGTACTGGTGGGCCTGGCGCCACCAGCTCACCGCGCTGGCCGAGGCCGGCTTCCGGGCCGTCGCGCTCGACCTTCGCGGGATGGGCGGCAGCGACCGCACCCCGCGCGGCTACGACCCCGGCAACCTGGCGCTGGACATCACCGGCGTGATCCGTTCGCTGGGCGAGCGGCGGGCCCACCTGGTCGGGCACGCCACCGGCGGTTCGCTGGCCTGGGTGGCCGCCGTGATGCGCCCCTCCGTGATCCAGAGCCTCACCGTGGTCTCCGCCGCCCACCCCCGCCAGCTGCGCCGGGCCCTGCTGACGGACCGCCGGCAGATCGCCGCCTTCGACCACGTGCTGGGTTTCCAGCGGCCGTGGATACCGGAACGCCGGCTGGTCGCCGAGGACGGCGCCCTGGTCGCCGAGTACCTGAACGCCTGGACCGGCCCGAACCGCCTGGACGAGGAGGCGCTGGCCGCCTACCGGCAGGCCATCCAGATCCCCAGCACCGCGCACTGCTCGATCGAGCCGTACCGGTGGCTGCTCCGGTCGATGGCCCGCCCGGACGGCATCCAGTTCGCCCGCCGGATGAAGAAGCCGATCTCCGCGCCCACCCTGCACGTCCAGGGCGCCGCCGATCCGGTGCTGCTCGCGCACACCGCCCTCGGCGCGGGCGAGTACGTGGCCGCCCCGTACCGCTGGCGGCTGCTGCCGGGCATCGGGCACTTCCCGCACGAGGAGGTGCCGGAGCAGTTTTCGGCCGAGTTGATCAGCTGGGTGCAGCAGCACAAGGGCTGA
- a CDS encoding GNAT family N-acetyltransferase, with product MLEGDSVRLRALRAEDAEHHLRRRTDNERAVRAFTRLGFREEGRRRQAVQPAGRYHDRVLFGLLREECTAPPVARTRPDLA from the coding sequence ATGCTCGAAGGCGACAGTGTCCGGCTGCGCGCGCTGCGCGCCGAGGACGCCGAGCATCACCTGCGCCGGCGAACCGACAACGAGCGGGCGGTGCGCGCGTTCACCCGGCTCGGCTTCCGCGAGGAGGGGCGGCGTCGCCAGGCCGTCCAGCCGGCGGGGCGGTACCACGACCGGGTGCTCTTCGGCCTGCTGCGCGAGGAGTGCACCGCACCACCGGTCGCCCGGACACGGCCCGACCTGGCCTGA
- a CDS encoding CoA pyrophosphatase, whose translation MSSGTAGSGGAVGAIERDGLPEWLLPVRAAAETVRPEELSNFLPPAEGGRRSAVLMLFGEGPTGPDLLLIERARSLRSHAGQPSFPGGALDPEDGDPAGEGPVRAALREAEEETGLDRSGVQVFATLPDLYIPVSRFVVTTVLGWWRHESPVSPVDLGETGAVFRVPLADLTDPANRARLKHPSGHLGPAFEVGGRLVWGFTAGVIDRVLHFSGLEQPWDRGRTLTLSADALDLSARKGS comes from the coding sequence GTGAGCAGCGGGACGGCCGGGAGCGGGGGCGCGGTGGGCGCGATCGAGCGGGACGGGCTGCCGGAGTGGCTGCTGCCGGTGCGCGCGGCGGCGGAGACGGTGCGGCCGGAGGAGCTGAGCAACTTCCTGCCGCCGGCCGAGGGCGGTCGGCGGTCGGCGGTGCTGATGCTCTTCGGCGAGGGGCCGACCGGGCCGGACCTGCTGCTGATCGAGCGGGCCCGCAGCCTGCGCTCGCACGCCGGGCAGCCCTCCTTCCCGGGCGGGGCGCTCGACCCGGAGGACGGTGACCCGGCGGGCGAGGGGCCGGTGCGGGCCGCGCTGCGCGAGGCCGAGGAGGAGACCGGTCTCGACCGGAGCGGGGTGCAGGTCTTCGCGACCCTGCCGGACCTCTACATCCCGGTCAGCCGCTTCGTGGTGACCACCGTGCTCGGCTGGTGGCGGCACGAGTCGCCGGTCTCCCCGGTGGACCTCGGCGAGACCGGCGCGGTCTTCCGGGTACCGCTGGCCGACCTCACCGACCCGGCCAACCGGGCCCGGCTCAAGCACCCCTCCGGCCACCTCGGCCCGGCCTTCGAGGTCGGCGGCCGACTGGTCTGGGGTTTCACGGCCGGGGTGATCGACCGGGTGCTCCACTTCAGCGGTCTGGAGCAGCCCTGGGACCGCGGCCGCACCCTCACCCTCTCCGCGGACGCGCTGGACCTGAGCGCCCGCAAGGGTTCCTGA
- a CDS encoding ABC transporter permease: protein MITFWGSVRFQLTLARHSPDVLLIFVRTPLTTLVLLSISEYAGRRDLAPYSIMAPVLMTLWDMALLIAGEVITKERSWGTLEALIATPARLATVVLGRITAVTTISLLSIGEAWLVAKGVFGVSLSIEHGPLFVLCLLVSSLAMAGTATLMSALFVLAPNARLMQNTLTYPFYLLAGVLVPISMLPVWVRPLSSVVFLTWSAELLRRTLTPGPVPDAARSLAVIAALGLAGAAAGILAIGTMLRRAKAAGTLAEV, encoded by the coding sequence GTGATCACGTTCTGGGGATCGGTCCGCTTCCAGCTGACCCTGGCCCGCCACAGCCCCGACGTCCTGCTGATCTTCGTCCGGACGCCGCTGACCACCCTGGTGCTGCTCTCGATCAGCGAGTACGCCGGACGGCGCGATCTGGCGCCGTACTCGATCATGGCGCCGGTGCTGATGACGCTCTGGGACATGGCCCTGCTGATCGCCGGCGAGGTGATCACCAAGGAGCGGTCCTGGGGCACCCTGGAGGCACTGATCGCCACCCCGGCCCGGCTCGCCACCGTGGTGCTCGGCCGGATCACGGCCGTCACCACGATCAGCCTGCTGAGCATCGGCGAGGCCTGGCTGGTGGCCAAGGGCGTGTTCGGGGTCTCGCTCAGCATCGAGCACGGGCCGCTGTTCGTGCTCTGCCTGCTGGTCTCCTCGCTGGCCATGGCCGGCACCGCGACGCTGATGTCGGCGCTGTTCGTGCTCGCGCCCAACGCCCGGCTGATGCAGAACACCCTCACCTACCCCTTCTACCTGCTGGCCGGGGTGCTCGTCCCGATCTCGATGCTGCCGGTCTGGGTGCGCCCGCTCTCCTCGGTGGTGTTCCTGACCTGGAGCGCGGAGCTGCTGCGCCGCACCCTGACCCCCGGGCCGGTCCCCGACGCGGCCCGCTCGCTCGCCGTCATCGCGGCCCTGGGCCTGGCCGGCGCCGCCGCCGGGATCCTGGCGATCGGCACCATGCTGCGCCGGGCCAAGGCCGCCGGCACCCTCGCGGAGGTGTGA
- a CDS encoding dihydrofolate reductase family protein has product MDQNTGKITHFVHQSLDGFIEGPNGEFDWPAMGSELSEYAHSLTTSADVFLYGRLVWELMAGYWPRAEEFSTDEYDLAFARVWREAPKVVVSTTLTSADWNTRVINENAAEELAELKRGGAHLLLFGGSALAAHLTERGLIDEYQIFVHPVVLGGGKPVFGSPQQRFGLDLVEARVFDGQVTLLRHRPTRAAAGASYGS; this is encoded by the coding sequence ATGGACCAGAACACCGGGAAGATCACCCACTTCGTCCACCAGTCGCTGGACGGATTCATCGAGGGGCCGAACGGCGAGTTCGACTGGCCGGCCATGGGGTCGGAACTGTCGGAATACGCGCACTCCCTCACGACGAGCGCCGACGTCTTCCTGTACGGCCGGCTCGTGTGGGAGCTGATGGCCGGCTACTGGCCCCGCGCCGAGGAGTTCTCCACCGACGAGTACGACCTCGCGTTCGCACGGGTGTGGCGGGAGGCGCCCAAGGTGGTCGTCTCCACGACCCTGACGAGCGCCGACTGGAACACCCGGGTGATCAACGAGAACGCCGCCGAGGAGTTGGCGGAACTCAAGCGCGGTGGCGCCCACCTGCTGCTGTTCGGCGGCTCCGCGCTCGCCGCCCACCTCACCGAGCGCGGGCTGATCGACGAGTACCAGATCTTCGTCCACCCAGTGGTCCTCGGCGGTGGCAAGCCGGTCTTCGGCAGCCCGCAGCAGCGGTTCGGCCTCGACCTGGTCGAGGCCCGGGTCTTCGACGGCCAGGTGACCCTGCTGCGCCACCGGCCCACCCGGGCTGCCGCCGGGGCCTCGTACGGATCGTGA
- a CDS encoding phage holin family protein, with product MPAGAADPSSNGRAPYEGERSVGQLFAAATADLSALVHDEIALAKAEIRQDVKRGVAGGVSISVAGVVALASIPMLSFAAAYGLQALGLTLGWSFLIVGGAYLLLAALLGLLALRSFKKIEKPHRTIAGVQATTDVLKNARPRPATQEEIDRGLGRIK from the coding sequence GCCGGGCGCCCTACGAGGGCGAGCGTTCGGTGGGCCAGTTGTTCGCCGCGGCGACCGCCGATCTCTCCGCCTTGGTGCACGACGAGATCGCGCTCGCGAAGGCCGAGATCCGACAGGACGTCAAGCGCGGCGTCGCCGGCGGGGTCTCGATCAGCGTCGCCGGCGTGGTTGCGCTGGCCTCGATCCCGATGCTGAGCTTCGCCGCCGCGTACGGCCTCCAGGCGCTCGGTCTGACCCTCGGCTGGTCCTTCCTGATCGTCGGTGGCGCCTACCTCCTGCTGGCCGCCCTGCTGGGCCTGCTGGCGCTGCGTTCGTTCAAGAAGATCGAGAAGCCGCACCGCACCATCGCGGGTGTCCAGGCCACCACGGACGTCCTGAAGAACGCCCGCCCCCGCCCCGCCACCCAGGAGGAGATCGACCGGGGCCTCGGCCGCATCAAGTAA
- the nth gene encoding endonuclease III, whose translation MAESKVRKAAPKPRKPESHLAMVRRARKINRELAEVYPYAHPELDFEDPFQLLVATVLSAQTTDLRVNQTTPALFAAYPTPEDLAAAVPEQLEEIIRPTGFFRAKAKSLIGLSIALRDEFGGEVPNTLADLVTLPGVGRKTANVVLGNVFGVPGITVDTHFGRLARRFGWTDEEDPVKVEAVVAEIFPKSEWTMLSHRVVFHGRRICHARKPACGACPIAPLCPSYGEGETDPAKAATLLKYEKGGQPGQRLKPPADYPGLPAAPAPLLRPGQSV comes from the coding sequence ATGGCAGAGAGCAAGGTCCGGAAAGCGGCGCCGAAACCGCGCAAGCCCGAGTCGCATCTGGCGATGGTGCGGCGGGCGCGGAAGATCAACCGGGAGCTGGCAGAGGTCTACCCGTACGCGCACCCGGAGTTGGACTTCGAGGACCCCTTCCAGCTGCTGGTGGCCACGGTGCTGTCGGCGCAGACCACGGACCTGCGGGTGAACCAGACCACGCCGGCCCTGTTCGCCGCGTACCCGACCCCGGAGGACCTGGCGGCGGCGGTGCCGGAGCAGTTGGAGGAGATCATCCGGCCGACCGGCTTCTTCCGGGCCAAGGCCAAGTCGCTGATCGGGCTCTCGATCGCGCTGCGGGACGAGTTCGGCGGCGAGGTGCCGAACACGCTGGCGGACCTGGTCACCCTGCCCGGCGTGGGCCGGAAGACGGCTAACGTGGTGTTGGGCAACGTGTTCGGCGTCCCGGGGATCACCGTGGACACCCACTTCGGGCGGCTGGCCCGGCGGTTCGGGTGGACGGACGAGGAGGATCCGGTGAAGGTCGAGGCGGTGGTCGCCGAGATCTTCCCCAAGTCCGAGTGGACGATGCTCTCGCACCGGGTGGTCTTCCACGGCCGCCGGATCTGCCACGCCCGCAAGCCGGCCTGCGGCGCCTGCCCGATCGCACCGCTCTGCCCCTCCTACGGCGAGGGCGAGACCGATCCGGCGAAGGCGGCCACGCTGCTGAAGTACGAGAAGGGCGGCCAGCCGGGGCAGCGGCTCAAGCCCCCGGCGGACTACCCGGGCCTGCCGGCCGCTCCGGCGCCGCTACTGCGGCCGGGGCAGTCGGTCTGA
- a CDS encoding ABC transporter permease, with product MTQNLTQHLIQTLLKQLRIVRYAAVAASAEYRHTHNWRTWTFGWLGRMLSQVTFFALIGKLLGSEQQMHYLVVGNAVMVCVMETMTVVAAGVRERYDGTLALLTAAPAPMSTVLFGRGLHAPLGGALTSAVSLFLLAPLFGVHTPLAQLPVLALLILATAFSTYGIGLFLGALAIGLPGSRNVISTCCNLLMMAIAGVQVPVTFWPAWVQAVASALPLTHALAAVRAVVAGEGAATVARAAALTLLTGLAWLAAASLATATVRQRGRRRGSFDYAG from the coding sequence ATGACCCAGAACCTGACCCAGCACCTCATCCAGACCCTGCTCAAGCAGCTGCGGATCGTCCGGTACGCGGCGGTCGCCGCCTCGGCCGAGTACCGGCACACCCACAACTGGCGCACCTGGACCTTCGGTTGGCTCGGCCGGATGCTCTCCCAGGTGACCTTCTTCGCCCTGATCGGCAAGCTGCTCGGCTCCGAGCAGCAGATGCACTACCTGGTGGTCGGCAACGCCGTCATGGTCTGCGTGATGGAGACCATGACGGTGGTCGCGGCCGGCGTCCGGGAGCGGTACGACGGCACCCTCGCGCTGCTCACCGCCGCGCCGGCGCCGATGAGCACGGTGCTGTTCGGACGCGGGCTGCACGCCCCGCTCGGTGGCGCACTGACCTCGGCCGTCTCGCTCTTCCTGCTGGCCCCGCTGTTCGGCGTGCACACCCCGCTCGCCCAACTCCCGGTGCTGGCCCTGCTGATCCTCGCCACGGCGTTCAGCACCTACGGGATCGGCCTCTTCCTGGGTGCCCTGGCGATCGGCCTGCCCGGTTCGCGCAACGTCATCTCCACCTGCTGCAACCTGCTGATGATGGCGATCGCCGGCGTCCAGGTCCCGGTCACCTTCTGGCCCGCCTGGGTCCAGGCCGTCGCCTCGGCCCTCCCGCTCACCCACGCCCTGGCCGCCGTCCGCGCGGTGGTCGCCGGTGAGGGCGCCGCCACCGTCGCCCGGGCCGCCGCCCTCACCCTGCTCACCGGCCTCGCCTGGCTCGCGGCGGCCTCCCTGGCCACCGCCACCGTCCGCCAACGCGGCCGTCGCCGGGGCTCCTTCGACTACGCCGGCTGA
- a CDS encoding ABC transporter ATP-binding protein, translating into MAPTTTPSGTEPAVLIEGLRRVFTTGRGSQAREVTALDGLDLSVARGSVHGLLGPNGAGKTTLCKILSTTLLPTGGRARILGHDVATETLAVRRAIGIVLGGDRGLYGRLTARQNIDLWGALYGLYGRGLRAKVEELLEEVGLSDRADDKVNGFSRGMKQRLHLARGLVGDPQVLLLDEPTTGMDPVAANSFRDFVGRLKAEGRTVLITTHDMAQAEAVCDEVTLIDRGRVLTSGDPRRLAELLGSGERVEATGVPAALVARIGELPGTAVRTGRPEGELCVETDSAEATREVLTCLVEAGVSTVRTGPPSLEELYVRVIGERKMKVSA; encoded by the coding sequence ATGGCCCCGACCACCACCCCCAGCGGCACCGAACCCGCCGTCCTGATCGAGGGCCTGCGCCGGGTGTTCACCACCGGCCGCGGCTCCCAGGCCCGCGAGGTGACCGCGCTCGACGGGCTCGACCTCTCGGTGGCGCGCGGCTCGGTGCACGGCCTGCTCGGGCCCAACGGGGCCGGCAAGACCACGCTCTGCAAGATCCTCTCCACCACCCTGCTGCCGACCGGCGGCCGGGCCCGCATCCTGGGCCACGACGTGGCCACCGAGACGCTCGCGGTGCGCCGCGCGATCGGCATCGTGCTGGGCGGCGACCGCGGGCTCTACGGCCGACTGACGGCACGCCAGAACATCGACCTCTGGGGCGCGCTGTACGGGCTGTACGGCCGCGGACTGCGCGCCAAGGTCGAGGAGCTGCTCGAGGAGGTCGGGCTGAGCGACCGGGCAGACGACAAGGTGAACGGTTTCTCCCGGGGCATGAAGCAGCGGCTCCACCTGGCCCGCGGCCTGGTCGGCGACCCGCAGGTGCTGCTCCTGGACGAGCCCACCACCGGGATGGACCCGGTCGCGGCCAACAGCTTCCGCGACTTCGTCGGCCGCCTGAAGGCGGAGGGGCGGACGGTGCTGATCACCACCCACGACATGGCCCAGGCCGAGGCGGTCTGCGACGAGGTGACCCTGATCGACCGGGGGCGGGTGCTGACCAGCGGCGATCCGCGCCGGCTGGCCGAGCTGCTCGGTTCCGGCGAGCGGGTGGAGGCGACGGGCGTGCCCGCCGCCCTCGTGGCGCGGATCGGCGAACTGCCGGGCACGGCCGTCCGGACTGGCCGACCCGAGGGCGAGCTGTGCGTGGAGACCGACTCCGCCGAGGCGACCCGCGAGGTGCTCACCTGCCTGGTCGAGGCCGGGGTCAGCACGGTCCGGACGGGGCCGCCGAGCCTGGAGGAGCTGTACGTCCGGGTGATCGGCGAGCGGAAGATGAAGGTGAGCGCGTGA
- a CDS encoding alpha/beta fold hydrolase: protein MPWTPRTLCRDGVRLHCREWGSGPARPVVMVHGLAGQAGEWASVADALGRERRVVAVDQRGHGRSTRRPDDVSRAAYVADLMAVVDQLGLEQTVLVGQSLGGHTALLAAAAHPGRFGGLVLVEAGPGAAPRVQHEVAAMLKAWPVPFASRAAAARLLGGGPVGAGLADGLEQREGGWWPRFDRDVLVASLAENAVKSYWDQWAAISCPTLLVLGQHGIIPPRETADMLTRRPATMAVSIPGAGHDLHLERPDALHQLVSDLLARL from the coding sequence GTGCCGTGGACACCGCGGACCTTGTGTCGGGACGGTGTACGGCTGCACTGTCGAGAGTGGGGCAGCGGCCCGGCCCGGCCCGTGGTCATGGTGCACGGACTGGCCGGTCAGGCGGGTGAGTGGGCGTCGGTGGCCGACGCGCTCGGCCGGGAGCGGCGGGTCGTCGCGGTGGACCAGCGCGGTCACGGCCGCTCCACCCGGCGCCCGGACGACGTCTCCCGGGCCGCGTACGTGGCTGACCTGATGGCGGTGGTCGACCAACTCGGCCTCGAACAAACGGTGTTGGTAGGTCAGTCGCTCGGCGGGCACACGGCGCTGCTCGCGGCGGCTGCGCACCCCGGCCGGTTCGGCGGTCTGGTCCTGGTCGAGGCCGGGCCCGGGGCCGCCCCCCGCGTCCAGCACGAGGTCGCCGCGATGCTCAAGGCCTGGCCGGTGCCCTTCGCCTCCCGCGCGGCCGCGGCCCGCCTGCTCGGCGGCGGCCCGGTGGGAGCCGGCCTGGCGGACGGGCTGGAACAGCGGGAGGGCGGCTGGTGGCCGCGCTTCGACCGTGACGTGCTGGTCGCCTCGCTCGCCGAGAACGCGGTCAAGTCCTACTGGGACCAGTGGGCGGCCATCAGCTGCCCCACCCTGCTCGTCCTCGGCCAGCACGGCATCATCCCGCCCCGCGAGACCGCCGACATGCTCACCCGCCGCCCCGCGACCATGGCCGTCAGCATCCCCGGCGCCGGCCACGACCTCCACCTGGAGCGCCCCGACGCCCTCCACCAGCTGGTTTCCGACCTGCTCGCGCGCCTGTGA